One part of the Acidobacteriota bacterium genome encodes these proteins:
- a CDS encoding Zn-dependent oligopeptidase: MSKITIALFLTFLLAVVALAQGPASQPTVWATRPNADAFDKIVNDRLADGQKSIDKIVAVKGSRTIENTLVPYDEAIRQINTGNYLANLMFQVHPDAAFRDRASTMTQKANAVLTALSLNRDVYKALSDLDLSKTDPVTRYYVQRQLLEFRLAGVDKDDATRARLKQLNDDLVGEVTLFERNIADDQRSVDISSAAELDGLPQDYIDRHKPGADGKIKITTDYPDAFPVFKFAKSTDLRKRLYSEFDNRAYPKNRDLLMKMMQTRYEIATLLGYASWADYNAADKMAVNGQHIADFIRDLDAASRPVAEREFAMLLAEKQKADPGATKISEYETSFIREQLRRSKYNFDSQSVRPYLPYPSVKKGIMDTAAQLFHVTFKQEMNVPAWDPTVETWEVIDNGKMVGRFYLDMHPRPGKFSHAEMVQVLDGIRGKQMPEATLVCNFPQPTASDAGLMEYGDVEVFFHEFGHLMHHILGGQQPWAGISGISMEADFGEAPSQMLEEFIRSPQVLASFAHHYKTGEPIPTELVERMNRAGAFGRANSIAAQVSYTALSYDLYKGNPKDVDLDAVTLADTERYTLFTPLSGTHMYASFGHLSGYSSAYYTYMWDKVIALDFFHQFDQKKMLEGETPMRYRKVVLEPGGSVSANDLVKNFLGRPQNMTAFQGWMGEEF, from the coding sequence ATGTCCAAAATCACAATTGCTCTCTTCCTGACATTCCTTCTGGCCGTCGTTGCGCTTGCGCAAGGACCAGCCTCGCAACCGACCGTGTGGGCCACCAGGCCCAACGCAGATGCCTTCGACAAGATCGTGAACGATCGGTTGGCGGACGGACAGAAGTCGATCGACAAGATTGTTGCCGTGAAAGGCTCGAGGACGATCGAGAACACGCTGGTCCCCTACGACGAGGCGATCCGCCAGATCAACACGGGAAATTATCTCGCCAACCTGATGTTTCAGGTGCATCCGGATGCCGCGTTTCGCGACCGCGCCAGCACCATGACGCAGAAAGCGAACGCTGTGCTCACCGCGTTATCGTTGAATCGAGATGTTTACAAGGCGCTATCGGATCTGGATCTCTCCAAGACCGATCCCGTCACCCGTTACTATGTGCAGCGTCAGTTGCTCGAGTTTCGTTTGGCGGGCGTGGACAAAGACGATGCTACCCGCGCACGCCTTAAACAACTCAATGACGATCTCGTCGGGGAAGTGACTCTGTTCGAGCGCAACATTGCCGACGATCAGCGCAGCGTGGACATATCCAGTGCCGCTGAACTTGACGGACTGCCGCAGGATTACATTGACCGGCATAAACCTGGCGCAGACGGCAAAATCAAAATAACAACCGACTATCCCGACGCATTCCCGGTCTTCAAATTCGCCAAGAGCACGGATCTGCGCAAGCGCCTGTATTCCGAATTCGACAACCGCGCCTATCCCAAGAATCGTGATCTGCTGATGAAGATGATGCAGACGCGTTACGAAATTGCGACCCTGCTCGGCTACGCATCATGGGCTGACTACAACGCAGCCGACAAAATGGCTGTCAACGGACAGCACATCGCCGATTTCATTCGCGACCTGGACGCCGCATCCCGTCCCGTGGCCGAACGCGAATTCGCCATGCTGTTGGCGGAAAAGCAGAAGGCCGATCCCGGCGCAACGAAAATCTCGGAGTACGAGACCAGCTTCATTCGCGAGCAGCTCCGCCGCTCGAAGTACAACTTCGATTCCCAATCCGTGCGCCCCTACCTGCCATATCCGAGCGTGAAAAAAGGCATCATGGATACGGCTGCGCAACTGTTCCACGTGACCTTCAAGCAGGAAATGAATGTGCCGGCGTGGGATCCAACGGTCGAGACCTGGGAGGTCATCGACAACGGAAAGATGGTCGGGCGTTTCTATCTCGACATGCATCCGCGCCCTGGCAAGTTCAGCCACGCCGAGATGGTCCAGGTGCTGGATGGTATCCGCGGCAAGCAAATGCCGGAAGCAACTCTCGTCTGCAATTTCCCGCAGCCGACCGCGAGTGATGCGGGATTGATGGAGTACGGTGACGTGGAAGTGTTCTTCCACGAGTTCGGCCACCTGATGCACCACATCCTCGGCGGGCAACAGCCCTGGGCCGGGATTAGCGGCATCTCGATGGAAGCGGATTTCGGCGAAGCGCCTTCGCAGATGCTGGAAGAATTTATTCGCAGCCCGCAAGTGCTGGCATCATTCGCTCATCACTACAAGACCGGCGAGCCGATCCCGACCGAACTGGTCGAGCGCATGAATCGCGCCGGAGCATTCGGGCGCGCGAACTCGATTGCCGCGCAGGTCAGCTACACCGCCCTTTCCTACGATCTCTACAAAGGCAACCCCAAGGATGTTGACTTGGATGCCGTCACGCTCGCGGACACGGAACGCTACACTCTTTTCACGCCGCTTTCCGGCACCCACATGTACGCGTCGTTCGGGCATCTCAGCGGATACTCTTCGGCCTACTACACCTACATGTGGGACAAAGTGATTGCCTTGGACTTC